CCCGCGCGGGGGCACCGCTGGTCAAATACAcggccaccgccagcttctccttaaACCGGGCCACCTGCTGGAAGTACTTGGTGGCCTTGCTGGCGCTGAGCCCCCCTGGGTGACGAATGCCCGGGCCACCGCGGGTTCCTGCGCAATCCGGTCGATTAACCAATGGCGCCCCGGAACGGGCCACTGCGTCCGCTGGTCCGATAAAAAACTCCAACCCGGCGTGGCTTCGGTGGGATTATCAAATAACCCGTCCCATGGGATCGCCGGCCACTGGCGGGGTTCGGGCTCACACAGCAGCCCTCCCAGTAATCCCCGCGCGGCCTGGACCAGCCCGTGCACCATCCCGCGGAACTGGCCCATGGTAAAATCCAGGTTCTTGTACAGCAACCGCTCCGTGCCCATCCAGGTCACATGGCCGGGGGCCGTGGTGTTGTAATGGACCTTGAGCCTGTATGTCCGCCAGTCTAACAACACCTCCACCGGCCCGTGTTGGCCCCGGACCATGAACTTACCCACCATGATATCAACCCCGGTCTGGAACGGCATGCGGCCCTGGCGGGACATCCGGCTGATGGGGGCAGCATCTTGGCTGTGGATGGACAACGGTGGGGATGACGGGATCGGGCCCCCACCTGTACCCTCCGCGaacccttcatcctccatgatCAATCCCAAATCATCGTCCGCGGCATCCCCGGTCCAGGAGCCCTGTTCGGCCTGCCCCGCCCACATCTCGATAATCGCCATGGGCTGGGGATCCAGCCATAATGCCTTCTGCACGACCATGAACCGCGccaccttcaacacccgTGAAATGATCGGGGGGTAGCTATCCGGATCCAGCCACGTCTTGATCCCCCGTCCGAGCACGGCCATACTGCATACCAGTGCACTCTCATATTCAtgaacctggatcttctggtttaACAGCTCAATGCAAAACTCCAAGCATGCTGTTTCTACCCGGGTCATGACAAACCCGGCAACCCTAACCCTGAACCCGGAACTCTCCTCAGCTGGATCCTCCATgggatcggggctggcgcGGCTGTCGTCCGGGACGGGGGATGCCACAGCCCCAtgcaccacctgcatggCCGCCTGCCACAGCCGTTGCCAGGTCTTCCGCTGCCGGCTGGTCATGATATATCGGGGCTCCTTCCCCTGCCATGGccactgggtctgggtgCGCGCGatgaatattaatatctgctgccatggccgcaCATGGTCCTGGATGCTCTTTTCATCCATGTACGCCTGCAGCGGCGTGTGGGGGGTCTGCCCCGGCATGGTGCAGATCGCGGCCATGCGGATCCCGCTCCCGCAGTGCTGCACGGtccgctggctgcggcgggctAACTGTTCCATAGTATCCCAGATCACCCGCatggcctggctggtctcgtccatctcgtctgctCCCGGCGTGGCCACCACGTCCAGAAGGTCCTGCGGGTGTACCTCAGCCAGATACCGCGCCCACCgggtccgccgcagccatgggttagcatcctgcagctccccgGCCTGGATCACCTGGTTAGCAGCGGCCTCGTCATCAGCTgctgcctgggccttgatctcggctaccatggcctcccggtcagtgctgggggtgggtggTTCCACGGGCTCGGGGTCGCAGGATCGAATATGCACTAAATGGGAGTTCTTCCGCGATGGGAATACCTGCTGCCATGCTACCATGCGGAATGACTGCTGGAAACTAGCCATGCCCTGTTCCCGCTCCTGGCGACTGACAAACCCGctatggcgatgctgggtcCATCCATGGACCTGCTGCCAGTGTTTCCGCATACTTTTGATATGGGTGGTGATGTACTGGCAATGTTCAGGGTCCTGCTGGCACTGCATGCCGTTCATGTACAGTTCAATCCCGGGTAAtggattctgcagcatccgggGGATCTGGACAGCGTGGGGTTCCTGCATCACATTATCCCACTGCTGGATTGCCTCGGCCACCTGCGTACactcctggggcttgatgGAATGCTTAACCCGCAGATGCGCGGCTACCTCCTTGGGGTGCACACCATATTTGCAGCAACGACATATGATAATCTGTAAACTAGGGATCCTTTGAAAAAATTGATGTTCCATGGTGCAGGACTGAATctgcaagatatatatatatattatatggtGGTTTCGGACTCGAGTCGCCGGGATAAACTTGGGATATGAATTAAAAATAGCCTGAAACTGGATCCCCTACCTTTCTTAAGCATGAAAATAGCCCCTGAATTCTTGCTGACTATATATGGTTGGTTCGGACATGTCATTTGTACGGTCggtcgcgggtggtgatgatcccCCATCAAACCTGAATCTGTTACCCTaaccaacttcaagccaGTACCACACCCTTTGTAGTAAATCAACCAGCTTGAAATTTCGCCAAGTtatactttaactaatactGAACCGGCTGGCTTAGTTTAACCTCAATCGCCCTACAAAAGTGCATGGAGTGCTACACATGAAAAGCATGGAGTGCTACCCCTGCCATAGGTGCCTTGAGCCAATCACAGTAAAACCCTAACTGCTCCACAGCGGGCAGTCCTTCAAGGACTCCATGCCGCCTGTAGGATAGGCTTTGAAAAcgggtttggtggtgttgggggCCCTGTGGTTGTATCGGGGGGACTGCGGAGTGGATATAGTTTGATATCTTGGCATGGTTAAAGTCCCGCAACCTTATTTGTTTAGCACGGGCGCTAGCCCTGATCTGGTATAGCTTCGTACTCCATTCAGGGTACTGTCCTACCAGGTAAGCCTTGATTCAGCCCTCTAGTACTGGACCAGTCCCTAACCCTGATCCCAACCGCCAGCCTAAAGAGTGATGGGAGTAACCCTAGGCTTATTCAGTACCCAGACTTTGGGTGATTTTCAACCGCCGCAGTCGTGGCTCGACTTGTTTGAGATGAGCCCTATGGAGTAGGGGATACTGCCACTGGACTCTCTCCGCAGCCACTGCCTCATGTATCTGGGGTTCAAGTGCCAGGATCCGGGTGGCCAAATACTCTTGTTGGTTGGGGATAGACTCTTCATCTGATGTGAACTCATCATCTGGATTCAGTGTAGTGGATGGCCCTGCTTGTCTGCGCCGCGGCCGGGGCCGAAGAATGCGCCCTGAATGTAATAAGACCTCATACTCATCTAGTAATTGAATGATTTCCATGCAGAGCTTTTGTGCTAGCGTGCCGTGGAGCTTCTGCTGGGCCTTTAAAACAGACTCATCTCCAATAGTAGCACAAAAGTAGAATTGAGTGGGCTCCGGTTTTTTCTTCCACTCTGAGGCCTCAGGATTCTGGGAAAAGCGATCGGCAATCTGTACCAACTTCTCATATAAATCCCCGTCAGAAAGCCGAACAAGATCCATCTCCGGTTCCATGCCACGCTCCATGTACCGGTGATCGGGATAGAAGTGACCCCAGCTGGTAGtaggatggtgttgaataTACTCCGCCGGTAAGAGCTTTCCAGGCTGGGATCAACCATACCATTGCTGGTAGTGTTCATTCAAGCCATAATTCACGCTAGACCACCATACCTCCTGCCCCGTGTCCTTGGACTTGCGCATGAACCCATGACCATGTGGATAGGGAAGGAGCCAGTGGCTTTGAAGGAATGAAGTCTTCAGCGTCTGTTTCCACGCACGCGCCTGATCCTTGCCGAGAATTTGATGGATGGCTTCAAAGCTTTGCTGATAGATCATGCGGTAGGGCTTGTCTTTCCATCCCTTTCAATCCTGGCGGCCATCTTTCCACTCCCACAGCCACGCAATGAGGGAGTGTATACTCTTCACTGCTACCCGCCGCTGGTCTAGCAGCTGGATTGGCTGGGCGCCCTCCAGGAAGACATCAGTGATACTGTCATAGCTCAAGGGAACCTCTCCTGCTAAAGCACGGGGCGCATGGTCCGGGTGTAATAACCGCTTCACCTGAAAAAAGACATCTTTTCGAAATACACAGAGGGCAAGTTGTCGCAGGAAGTcttggaggagatcaagacaaGGGGAAACAGAGCTGaattcttccatccattGGTGTGCCTGGTGCACCCGGAGGAAGTCCAGCCGGACATCTCGGATCTGGGCATACCGGGCCCGGTACGCTGTCTGCATGGAAGGGCTGTTGAACATCATATACTGCGCGGATGGCTGGCAGAAGGTCATAGTATCCCAGTTCAGCTTATCCAGAAACCAGGCGTACCCGTACTCTTTCATCTGCCTCTGAAATCCAAGACCTTCACACCGGCGGAGCCCATCCGGCCGTCGCGCATCCGGCCGGAACCAGACGTCCCGCCAGCACCCAGACACCCGCTGGACCAGGCCACCCGCGTAGGAGAACTGCAGGCAGCGCaggaacatcatcatcacccgaGTATGCTCCCAGGTAACAAAATGGCGGTCATTCAGGCTATGAACCATCTCAAACCCGACACAGAATTTATTGATATTCCAGTAGatccagaagaggagggtcgaggttggcagGGAGTAGAATGGCTCCCGCCCGGACAAAACACCAGGGAGGCGGgactgatggagatgacgcGCTCGGAATTCCCGGTCGATCGCATGGTAGAGGGGGAGTGACACCCGGTGTTCTTCGCGAAGGCCAAAGACCTTCATATAGGAACCCTGCAGGGCTGCATGGCACCGCTGCTTCATGTTCAGATACGCCCGCACTAACGCAACCGGGTCATGGCTCAGACCCCCGCCAACATGCTGCCAGGTTTTGTGCAGTTGgggatccagcgccaacgtCTCCAGGGAGGGGTTGGAAAATGGGTACACATCCCCGGCTGCAAAGACCTCCTTGACGCTGGAGTACAGCTGGGTATAGAGGAGGCCCGCCCGCCGCTGTGGGGAGGATCGACGGGTCTCCAGTGTCAGGCTACCTGTGTCGTGAAGCAAGCTGATCGGGTAGAACTGTTGCTTGGGGGGCGCGGACTGGggcggatgctgctgctggatccACGCGCCATAGGAGTCCAAGcagcatcgcctccagaGGAGGGTCTGTTGCCCCGGCGGACGGACAGGGGATACCGGGTCTGCACCGAGCCGCGATGCAAGCAGACCAGGCCCACCAACCTGGGACGTGCCGGTCGGACAGGTCTCCTTGCCAATATCCACGTAGCAATGGTCAGACAGGTCGGCTGGATTAATTGTATTATCCCAGTGCTGACCAAACCGCTGCATCATGCCCTCCCAGGTTTCAGCCTTACTCAGGGTCTTGAGATTTTTCCCCTGGATCAGAATAGTCAGATCCAAGAATTGCTGAAGCCCGGCCTGCTGGATCGTCTCCTGAATACTCGTCCACACCAGCGGGAGGGCATCAGGTGGGAGGAAGTAGAATAGAAGCTGTTCCCGGGCAACCGGATCTACCCGCTGGGAACGCATCTCGACACCCCGGGCCGTGGCATTGAACCGACTGTGGTCAAAGCTGGATGGGTAATGCTGGACGAGAGAGCCATCATAGTGTTGGTAAATGGCAGGGAGGAGGACCTGGTCCATCCAGACCCGGAAGTCCTGCTCCTGGAGACGGCTGGATTGCTGCTCCTCCCGGTATAGTCGGGGGAACAGGAAGTACAATGAGATATCCTCAAACCCTACCACCCGGCCAAATGTATAATGTGGGATCTGATGTACCGGCTGCCGGGTATAGTGAGCACGGCCCTCACGACTAACTTGGTGTACAGGACGGGGATCAAGGTGCAGGCTGGAATGGAGATCAGAGACAGGCCTCTGGGTCGGGTTCCACCGCACCCCTAATTTGGCCACTGCCAGGCTATGCGCAAACCCCATGATACTATCGATATCAAAGGTCACCCCAGTCTGGCTTCCTGTCTGGTGGTCGGCATCCAGGCAGACATGGACCGGGTGggagtctgctgcagccgggCGAATTCCAGTGTAGATCTCCCGCTTGCGCGCGGCACTGGTTTGCCCTGCCAGATTCTCCTCACGCCTAGCCATAGTCATCGCGCTCAGAGCATCCGGATACCCCCCGTCAGCCTGTACCCGACCCAGGTACACTCCCAGGCCCGGATGCTCAGCATGCTGGGTTTCATGTTCTCGCTCTTGCTGCGCGTGGCACTGGAGACAACAGCCATGGTGTTCCTGGAGTTGATCAGTCAGAGCCTGCGCAAGGCCATGGATCTGATCAGCTGGGTTGGTGGGAGGAGACCTGGATGGATCCGGCACAGAATCCAGAGTAGGCTCTGTTGCTTGGTGAGAGTTTCCAGGTGTATCAAGTATAGGATCGGTTTGGGTCGGCTGGTTGGGTGCACCTTCAGGCAAGATGGGTGGAGCAGGGTCGGGACTGATAGGCGGATCTGCTAACATAGGTTCTTCCCATGGCCCAAGGCCAGGGCTCAGGGGTGCTAGAAGTTGCTCAATTTCAGTGGCGATGGAGTGTTCCCCAGGAGGGAAGTATGTTGGTGGGGCCTCATGGATCTCGGTAGACAGAGGCACATCTAGGGAATAGTATTGATTAAATTCCTGGGCCCGTTGCGCAGCGCGCGTGGACTGGCGCTGGTTCCGCTGTTGCACGGCCCTGgatgcttttctttcttcggtAGAATTGTATtttcgaggacgacctcTTTTTGCTTGGTCAGGACAAGGGCGTGGTTGGGCCATACTGTACTATAGAACTATAGGTTGATTAATACCTGAAGTAATAAAGGGGAGTCTACATGGGaataataagagagataGAATAGGGGTAACCAGTTAACCAGGTGTCAGTCCGCTTTCTCTTGATCAATCACTTTCAGGTGA
This region of Aspergillus puulaauensis MK2 DNA, chromosome 5, nearly complete sequence genomic DNA includes:
- a CDS encoding uncharacterized protein (COG:S;~EggNog:ENOG410PW0G), which produces MIYQQSFEAIHQILGKDQARAWKQTLKTSFLQSHWLLPYPHGHGFMRKSKDTGQEPGKLLPAEYIQHHPTTSWGHFYPDHRYMERGMEPEMDLVRLSDGDLYEKLVQIADRFSQNPEASEWKKKPEPTQFYFCATIGDESVLKAQQKLHGTLAQKLCMEIIQLLDEYEVLLHSGRILRPRPRRRQAGPSTTLNPDDEFTSDEESIPNQQEYLATRILALEPQIHEAVAAERVQWQYPLLHRAHLKQVEPRLRRLKITQSLGTE
- a CDS encoding uncharacterized protein (COG:L;~EggNog:ENOG410PI7H;~InterPro:IPR022698,IPR027417;~PFAM:PF12013;~TransMembrane:1 (o714-734i)), which encodes MEHQFFQRIPSLQIIICRCCKYGVHPKEVAAHLRVKHSIKPQECTQVAEAIQQWDNVMQEPHAVQIPRMLQNPLPGIELYMNGMQCQQDPEHCQYITTHIKSMRKHWQQVHGWTQHRHSGFVSRQEREQGMASFQQSFRMVAWQQVFPSRKNSHLVHIRSCDPEPVEPPTPSTDREAMVAEIKAQAAADDEAAANQVIQAGELQDANPWLRRTRWARYLAEVHPQDLLDVVATPGADEMDETSQAMRVIWDTMEQLARRSQRTVQHCGSGIRMAAICTMPGQTPHTPLQAYMDEKSIQDHVRPWQQILIFIARTQTQWPWQGKEPRYIMTSRQRKTWQRLWQAAMQVVHGAVASPVPDDSRASPDPMEDPAEESSGFRVRVAGFVMTRVETACLEFCIELLNQKIQVHEYESALVCSMAVLGRGIKTWLDPDSYPPIISRVLKVARFMVVQKALWLDPQPMAIIEMWAGQAEQGSWTGDAADDDLGLIMEDEGFAEGTGGGPIPSSPPLSIHSQDAAPISRMSRQGRMPFQTGVDIMVGKFMVRGQHGPVEVLLDWRTYRLKVHYNTTAPGHVTWMGTERLLYKNLDFTMGQFRGMVHGLVQAARGLLGGLLCEPEPRQWPAIPWDGLFDNPTEATPGTRGGPGIRHPGGLSASKATKYFQQVARFKEKLAVAHVNTDTNMRRNIYIEDGMVVFVSAYHKGFYSSNDVKIIHRYLPRAVGELVVWYLWLVLPFLRQLAVSWGRTVEPGTESQPHHRSPYLWGPDVGSGRTWTSERFREALKQASQTGLGLGFGFNVANYRDIAVGISRRFLRGSSAFPDNIQTERQQELTAIAADTDPDDGIGDIADEQAGHSTHVAGMVYGRESMEFAGSTTVRRLKFRASSMDWHQFLGFTAETPTVLGKRVNPWEAQAADHQARRRTQLQATDMEAALQRMTGQGEIQFRGVQQPAIQAIQDGASPVVAVMPTGGGKSMLFMLPAFVAPGGVPSWWSR
- a CDS encoding uncharacterized protein (COG:S;~EggNog:ENOG410PW0G), which produces MAQPRPCPDQAKRGRPRKYNSTEERKASRAVQQRNQRQSTRAAQRAQEFNQYYSLDVPLSTEIHEAPPTYFPPGEHSIATEIEQLLAPLSPGLGPWEEPMLADPPISPDPAPPILPEGAPNQPTQTDPILDTPGNSHQATEPTLDSVPDPSRSPPTNPADQIHGLAQALTDQLQEHHGCCLQCHAQQEREHETQHAEHPGLGVYLGRVQADGGYPDALSAMTMARREENLAGQTSAARKREIYTGIRPAAADSHPVHVCLDADHQTGSQTGVTFDIDSIMGFAHSLAVAKLGVRWNPTQRPVSDLHSSLHLDPRPVHQVSREGRAHYTRQPVHQIPHYTFGRVVGFEDISLYFLFPRLYREEQQSSRLQEQDFRVWMDQVLLPAIYQHYDGSLVQHYPSSFDHSRFNATARGVEMRSQRVDPVAREQLLFYFLPPDALPLVWTSIQETIQQAGLQQFLDLTILIQGKNLKTLSKAETWEGMMQRFGQHWDNTINPADLSDHCYVDIGKETCPTGTSQVGGPGLLASRLGADPVSPVRPPGQQTLLWRRCCLDSYGAWIQQQHPPQSAPPKQQFYPISLLHDTGSLTLETRRSSPQRRAGLLYTQLYSSVKEVFAAGDVYPFSNPSLETLALDPQLHKTWQHVGGGLSHDPVALVRAYLNMKQRCHAALQGSYMKVFGLREEHRVSLPLYHAIDREFRARHLHQSRLPGVLSGREPFYSLPTSTLLFWIYWNINKFCVGFEMVHSLNDRHFVTWEHTRVMMMFLRCLQFSYAGGLVQRVSGCWRDVWFRPDARRPDGLRRCEGLGFQRQMKEYGYAWFLDKLNWDTMTFCQPSAQYMMFNSPSMQTAYRARYAQIRDVRLDFLRVHQAHQWMEEFSSVSPCLDLLQDFLRQLALCVFRKDVFFQVKRLLHPDHAPRALAGEVPLSYDSITDVFLEGAQPIQLLDQRRVAVKSIHSLIAWLWEWKDGRQD